The DNA region TGGATCCGGTCACCGCCCAGGACTTCCACGACGAGACCCTGCCGGCCGAGAGCGCCAAGACCGCCCACTTCTGCTCGATGTGCGGACCCAAGTTCTGCTCGATGCGGATCAGCCAGGACGTGCGGGAGAGGTTCGGCTCCGGGCAGGAGGCGATGCTCGGCATGGAGCGGAAGTCCCGCCAATACCTCGAGCTCGGCGGCACCGTCTACCTCGACCCCGACGTGTTCACCGATTCTGGGGACGACAGGCCCGCCACGCTGCCAGACTCCGGCGCATGACATCGATCCTCCGGCGCCGCGTCGCCGGTGCCGCCTCCCTGCTCGCGGCCTCCGCCCTCGTCCTCTCCGCCGGTCTCGCGCCCGCGGACGCAGCGCCCCACAAGGCGCCGAAGAAGGCTGCCGCCACCTCCAAGCTCACCTTCGACCCGTCCGCGGAGGGCTCGTTGAAGGTGAAGCTCTCCTCGAAGCGCGCCGCCTGCATCAAGAACCGCGTGGTCGTCGCCGTCATCGAGTCCGCACCCCAGGAGTTCGGGTTCACCGTGTCCGGGCGCACCGACGCCAAGGGCGTCTTCGTCTACCCGCCGGCGAGCGCGCGCGGCGTCGCCGCCGACTCGATCCGGTTGACCGCCTACACCCCGCGCACGAAGGCCTGCCTGCCGGTGCAGAGCAACACCTACACGCTGGCGATCCCCGCCCGCGCCGCGGCCAAGCCGAAGCGGGTCAAGAAGGCGAGCGTCTCGACGACGCTGAGCATCACCGGCACCAAGCTCCGCGTGAAGGTCGACTCCTCCCGCCCGGTGTGCGAGCGGAGCCGTAGGATCGTGGTCCTCTCGCCGATGGTCGGCACGCCCGGCAGCGCCGGTGCCCTGATCGCCAAGACCAACGCCAAGGGCGTCCTGACCTACGACTTGGAGAGCCTGCCCCCGAGCCCTTCCGATTGACCACCTTCGTGCCGCGCAGCGCCAAGTGCCAGCTCAGCCAGAGCAACGTGCTCACGATCCTTCCGGAGGAGACGACCCCCTGACCCCAGCAGCACCGAACCACGACCCGAGCCCGGGGACCGCGTCGACCGCGCGGCCCCGGGTCTCGGTCGGCGCCCTCGGCGGCACCATCGCCTCCACCTCCGCCGCCGGCGACGGCCACGCGGTGACACCGACCCTCTCCGCGGACGACCTCGCCGCGGCGGTGCCCGGGCTCGCCGACCTGGCCACCCTGCGGGCCGAGACGCTGGCGATGCTGCCCAGCCCGTCCTTGGACGAGGCGACCGTGCTGCGAGCGCTGACCTGGGCGCGGGCCGAGGTCGCGGACGGGGCCGCCGGCGTCGTACTGACGCAGGGCACCGACACCCTGGAGGAGTCGGCCTACCTGCTCGACCTCCTCTGGGACCTGCCCGAGCCCCTGGTGGTGACCGGGGCGATGCGCTCGGCGCAGGCGCCCGGTGCCGACGGCCCGGCCAACCTGGTCGCCGCGATCTCCTGCGCGATCGCTCCCGCCGCTCGCGGGCGCGGGGTGCTGGTCGTCCTCGCCGACGAGGTGCACGCCGCGCGCTGGGTCGCCAAGACCGACTCGGTGGCCCCCGGAGCCTTCCGCTCCCCGGCGACCGGCCCGGTCGGGCGGTACGTCGAGTCCGAGGTCGCGTTCCTGGTCGGCCCTCCCGACGTCCCGGCCCCGGCCCTGCCGGTCCCGGCCCGCACCCCCGGCCCCTGGGTCCCCCTGCTGACCACCTACCTCGGCGACGACGGCCGGGCGCTGGACGCGCTCGTCGCCGCCGGTGCGGACGGGGTGGTGATCGCCGGCTTCGGGGCCGGCCACGTGTCGGCGGCGATGGCCGAGGCGGTCGGCCGCGCGGTGTCCGCGGTGCCGATCGTCTTCGCCACCCGGACCGGCGCCGGCCCCACCGGCCGGGCGCTCTACGGCTACCCCGGCTCGGAGGTCGACCTGCTGGGCCGCGGCGCGCACGGGGCCGGTTGGCTCCCCCCGGTCAAGGCGCGGCTGTTGCTGTGGACGCTGCTCGCGGGCGGGACGCGCAGCGCCGCGGGGATCCGGGAGGGGTTCGACCGACGGGGCGGGCTCTGATCCGACACCGTTCGCGCGCGGGGGTGAGGTCGTCGATGCTCGCGGGGCTCGGCGTGCCAGGGTGGCGCCCATGACCGAGACGACCGGACGGGCACCCTGGTGGCGGGACGCGGTGATCTACCAGATCTACCCGCGCAGCTGGGCCGACGCCGACGGCGACGGCGTCGGCGACCTCCCCGGCATCACCGCCCACCTGGACCATCTCGCGGACCTGGGCGTGGACGCGGTCTGGCTGTCGCCCTTCTACACCTCCCCGCAGCACGACGCCGGCTACGACGTGGCCGACTACCGCGACGTCGACCCGCTCTTCGGGGACCTGGCCGCCGCCGACGCGCTGATCGCCCGTGCCCACGAGTTCGGGCTCAGGGTCATCGTCGACATCGTGCCCAACCACTCCTCCTCCGAGCACCCGTGGTTCCGGGCGGCACTGGCCGCCGCGCCCGGCAGCCCGGAGCGCGGCCGCTACCTCTTCCGGGACGGCAGGGGCGCCGACGGTGCGGAGCCGCCGAACAACTGGCAGAGCCTCTTCGGTGGGCCGGCCTGGGAGCGGATCGCCGAGCCCGACGGCACGCCCGGGCAGTGGTACCTGCACCTCTTCGACCGCAGCCAGCCGGACTTCGACTGGACCGACCCCGCGGTGGGCGACGAGATGGAGTCCGTGCTCCGGTTCTGGCTGGACCGCGGCGTGGACGGATTCCGGATCGACGTGGCTCACGGTCTGGTCAAGGCACCGGGGCTGCCGGACCAGGACCCGGTGCCCGCCGACCCGGGCTCCCCGATGCCGATGTGGGACCAGGATCCGGTGCACGACATCTACCGCCGGTGGCGGAGGGTCGTCACGGAGCACCCCGGGGACCGGGTGCTGTGCGGCGAGGCCTGGGTGAGCCCGCTGGACCGTCTCGCCCGCTACGTCCGCCCCGACGAGCTGCACCAGACCTTCAACTTCGACTACCTGATGACACCGTGGGTGGCGTCCGCGCAGCGCGCCACGATCACGCGCTCGCTGGAGCAGATGGCGGCCGTCGGAGCTCCGGCCACCTGGGTGCTCTCCAACCACGACGTGGTGCGCCACGCCAGCCGGCTCGGCTACCCCCAGGACGCCGGGAGCGGCGCACTGCCCGGGATCGGGCCCCGCGACCCGCAGCCGGATGCCGAGCTGGGACTGCGCCGCGCCCGCGCCGCGACCGCGGTGATGCTGGCGCTGCCGGGCTCCGCCTACCTCTACCAGGGCGAGGAGCTGGGCCTCCCCGAGGCCACCGAGCTGCCCGACGACGTCCGGCAGGACCCCACCTTCCACCGCACCGGCGGCGGGCTGCCCGGCCGCGACGGCTGCCGGGTGCCGGTGCCGTGGCGCAGCGACGCACCCGGGTTCGGCTTCGGCCCGAGCGGGCGCACCTGGCTCCCGCAGCCTCCCGGGTACGGCGACCTCGCCCCCGACCGTCAGCGCGGGGTGCCCGGCTCCACCCTCGAGCTCTACCGTGCGCTGCTGCGGCTGCGCCGGGAGCTGGGCCTGGGGCGGGGCCGGCTCGTGTGGACCGATGACGACTCCGAGACCCTCCTCGGCTTCGATCTGACCACGCCCGCGGGGAGCACGATCGGCGTGCTCGCCAACCTCGGCGACCGCGCCGTCGTCGTACCGGCGGGGGCGGAGGTGCTGGTCGCGACCGACGTACTGCCGGCGTCGGGGTTGCTCCCGCGCGACGTCGCGGTCTGGTTCCGGCGCGGGTGACCCGGGGTCAGTCTGCGCGCCGGGTCTCCGACCCGGACGCCG from Nocardioides sambongensis includes:
- a CDS encoding asparaginase, producing MPAQPEQRAHDPSGGDDPLTPAAPNHDPSPGTASTARPRVSVGALGGTIASTSAAGDGHAVTPTLSADDLAAAVPGLADLATLRAETLAMLPSPSLDEATVLRALTWARAEVADGAAGVVLTQGTDTLEESAYLLDLLWDLPEPLVVTGAMRSAQAPGADGPANLVAAISCAIAPAARGRGVLVVLADEVHAARWVAKTDSVAPGAFRSPATGPVGRYVESEVAFLVGPPDVPAPALPVPARTPGPWVPLLTTYLGDDGRALDALVAAGADGVVIAGFGAGHVSAAMAEAVGRAVSAVPIVFATRTGAGPTGRALYGYPGSEVDLLGRGAHGAGWLPPVKARLLLWTLLAGGTRSAAGIREGFDRRGGL
- a CDS encoding glycoside hydrolase family 13 protein gives rise to the protein MTETTGRAPWWRDAVIYQIYPRSWADADGDGVGDLPGITAHLDHLADLGVDAVWLSPFYTSPQHDAGYDVADYRDVDPLFGDLAAADALIARAHEFGLRVIVDIVPNHSSSEHPWFRAALAAAPGSPERGRYLFRDGRGADGAEPPNNWQSLFGGPAWERIAEPDGTPGQWYLHLFDRSQPDFDWTDPAVGDEMESVLRFWLDRGVDGFRIDVAHGLVKAPGLPDQDPVPADPGSPMPMWDQDPVHDIYRRWRRVVTEHPGDRVLCGEAWVSPLDRLARYVRPDELHQTFNFDYLMTPWVASAQRATITRSLEQMAAVGAPATWVLSNHDVVRHASRLGYPQDAGSGALPGIGPRDPQPDAELGLRRARAATAVMLALPGSAYLYQGEELGLPEATELPDDVRQDPTFHRTGGGLPGRDGCRVPVPWRSDAPGFGFGPSGRTWLPQPPGYGDLAPDRQRGVPGSTLELYRALLRLRRELGLGRGRLVWTDDDSETLLGFDLTTPAGSTIGVLANLGDRAVVVPAGAEVLVATDVLPASGLLPRDVAVWFRRG